A window of Candidatus Methylomirabilota bacterium genomic DNA:
GTCTCGGGCAGGTTCTCTCTGAGCTTGTCGATGTTCTCGGCGAAGGCCGTGCAGAGCCCGCGGTGGACGCCGATGAACGACTCGAGCCGGGCGAACGAGTGAGCGAGCGGCAGGAAGAGCAGGTGCACGTCGCCCTCCGCGATGGACGTCGTCTGGGCGGCCGACTCGAGCGCCGACACGTGGTTGCCGTGGGTCTGGACCACGCCCTTCGGCGGCCCAGTGGTGCCGGACGTGTAGACGATGGTCGCCACGTCGTCGGGCTTGGTCCCGGCCACGCGCCCCGCGAGCTCCGTCTTGAGCGCTTCCGCCCGGTCCCGGCCCAGACGCCGGAGCGCCTCCCAGGTGAAGATTCGCGGCGAGGGCTCCTTGCCCTCGTAGCCCTGGATCACGACGATCTGGTCGAGACCGGGCATGTTCGTGTCCGCCTCCAACACCTTGGCGAGCTGCGCAGGGTCCTCCACGATGAGCGTCTTCACTCCCGCGTCGTTGACGATGTACTGGATCAGGTCGGGCGGGTAGGTCGGGTAGACCGGGATCGTGACGCAGCCCGCCGAGAAGATGGCGAAGTCGGCCTGCACCCACTCGGCGCGGCTTGCCGACAGGATGCCCACGGCCTCGCCGGGTCGGCGCCCCAGCGCCACGAGCCCTGCGGCAATTTCCCGCACCGCCACGCCCACCTCGCGCCAGGTCAGCGTCTCCCATACGCCGCGGCGCTTGAACTGCTGCGCGGGCCGCGCGGCGCTCTTCTCGACCCGGTCCCAGAATATGCGTGCCAGCGTGGTGTCAGACATCGCGCGTCTCCTTCACGGTTGTGTACGGATCTGGCACGGTTGTGTGCGGATATGGCTCCGGAGCTCTTTCCGGAGGATCTTGCCCACCGGACTCTTCGGCAAGGCGTCCACGAAGCGGATCTCTCTCGGGCACTTGTACTTGGCGAGCCTGCTCTGGCAGAACGCGATGACCTCGTCGGCCGTCGCGGACTGCCCCGGCCTGAGCACGACGAAGGCGAGGACTTCCTCGCCCATGAGCGCGTCCGGCATTCCGATCACGGCCGCCTCGGCGGTCTTGGGGAAGGCATAGAGCGCTTCCTCGACATCCCGCGGATAGATGTTGAACCCGCCGCGGATGATGAGGTCCTTCTTTCGCTCCACGATGTAGAGGAAATCGTCGGCGTCGAGCCGGCCCAGGTCGCCCGTGCGGAGCCATCCGCCGCGGATCGTCCGCGTGGTCTCCTCCGGGTTCCGGTAGTAGCCCATCATCACGTTCGGGCCCTTCACGCAGACCTCGCCGACCGCGCCGGGGGGCAGGGCGTGGTCCCCGTCGTCCCGGATGGACACCGTCACGCCGGGGATGGGCTGGCCGACAGAGCCGAGCTTGCGGGTGCCCGAGAGCCGGTGGGCCGAGACCACGGGCGAGGCCTCGGTCAGGCCGTAGCCTTCCAGCAGCTTGCCGCCGAACCGGCGCTCGAAGGGCTCAACGATCTCTACGGGCAGCGGCGCCGCTCCGGAACCCCAGATGCGCATGGAGGAGGTATCGTACCGTGACGCGTCGGGATAGTTCAGGAGGTACACGAACATCGTCGGCACCCCCGACATGGCCTCGGCCCGGAACTCCTGGATGGTCTGCAACACCTCCTCGGGGTTGAACCAGCGCAGGAGCGCGCCGCGCGTTCCGAGGATGTGACCCGCGTTCATCACGGTCAGCCCGTAGGAGTGCGACAGCGGGAGCACGCCGACGCCCCATCGATCGCGGTCGAGCTCGTAGAGAGACGCCGAGGCGCGCGCGTTGGACTCGAGGTTGCCGTGGGAGAGCGCCACGCCCTTGGGCGCGCCCGTGGTGCCGGAGGTGTAGAGGATGACGGCCAGATCCGTCTCGGCACGCGGGACAGACTCGAAGCGATCGCTCTCCCGCCCGATCTCCTCCTCGTACGAGCGCACGCCGCCTTCCCGTCCCCCTCCCTCTCCCCCGCCCCCGTCAACCAGCAGCACGTGTCGGAGGGTCGGCAACGTCCCAATCTGCTTCGCCACCTTCCACACCATGTCGGAAGACGTGATGACGATCTTGGCCTCCGAGTCGGCGAGGATGTGGGCGACCTCGGCCTCGCCCAGGAGGAAGATCACGGGCACGATGACCCCGCCCACCCGAAGGATGCCGCCGTAGCTCTGCATCACCTCGGGGCAGTTCGGCAGCATGACGACCACGCGGTCGCCGGCCTCGACGCCGAGGCGTCTGAGCGCGTGCGCGACCCTGCAGGCGGCGCGCTGCTGGTCCACGTTGGTCAGCCGCCGCCCCTCGAAGGCGAGCGCCTCGTACTCGCCGTAGCGTTGAATGTTCTCGTCGGCGAGCCGCGCCAGCGTCATGGTTTCTTGTCGCACTCCGCCTGGAGGGCCTGGAGCCGGGCAGCCGGCGTCGGGTGCGTGCTCAACCAGTTGGCCCACCCGGGGGTCAGCTGCTCCAGGTCGAGGCGCTCGAGGAGCAGGAGCATGTCCGTGCAGCCTCGCCCCGGGTCCCTCGGCAGCCGGTCGAGCAGCTCGACGGCGTAACGGTCCGCGGCGAACTCCTCCTCCCGGTCGGAGGCGCGGCTCGCGCGCAGGACTTCGTCACTGGCCCCGTTCACGCCGGCTGCGGTGGACCGCTCTGCCTGGTGCCGCACCTCCCGGCTCTCGAAATGGCCGAGTTGAACGTGGCCCAGCTCGTGGGCCAGCGCCGACTGGAGCTCGGAGGGCTCGAGGCTCCGGAGCGACCCCGTCGTTATCCGGAGCACGAACTTTTTCTGAGAGGCCGGTCCGGCCGCGACGTGAATCCTCTGCCGGACCTCGATGGCGAGGCCGACGGCGCACGGCTCCTTGGGGCGGCAGAGGCCCGAAACCTGAATGAGGGGCGTCAGCGCAGCGTCCACCTTCGCCTGCTCCTCGGGGGTGGCTCCCCTGAGCTCCGGCCGCCTCGCAGAGGCACACCCCGCGAGCACCAAGGACAGGGCGGCAAACAAGAGAAGTCTCATGAGGTTCTTTCTTTCAACTACTTAGGCATCAGAGGTCACGGCCACAACCGTATACCACGCCTACTATGACGCAACGCAATAAAAGTCTTGACGGCTATTACGCGATGCGTTATCCTGACCCCGTTGATGGTTCTCAATCAGGCCCGACAACCAGTTGAAGGAGGAGATTCGTGATGACAACGACCATGCAGGGTAGCGAGATGTTCGCACAGATGACCGGGCGCGCCGTGGA
This region includes:
- a CDS encoding long-chain fatty acid--CoA ligase, whose product is MTLARLADENIQRYGEYEALAFEGRRLTNVDQQRAACRVAHALRRLGVEAGDRVVVMLPNCPEVMQSYGGILRVGGVIVPVIFLLGEAEVAHILADSEAKIVITSSDMVWKVAKQIGTLPTLRHVLLVDGGGGEGGGREGGVRSYEEEIGRESDRFESVPRAETDLAVILYTSGTTGAPKGVALSHGNLESNARASASLYELDRDRWGVGVLPLSHSYGLTVMNAGHILGTRGALLRWFNPEEVLQTIQEFRAEAMSGVPTMFVYLLNYPDASRYDTSSMRIWGSGAAPLPVEIVEPFERRFGGKLLEGYGLTEASPVVSAHRLSGTRKLGSVGQPIPGVTVSIRDDGDHALPPGAVGEVCVKGPNVMMGYYRNPEETTRTIRGGWLRTGDLGRLDADDFLYIVERKKDLIIRGGFNIYPRDVEEALYAFPKTAEAAVIGMPDALMGEEVLAFVVLRPGQSATADEVIAFCQSRLAKYKCPREIRFVDALPKSPVGKILRKELRSHIRTQPCQIRTQP
- a CDS encoding M48 family metalloprotease, with protein sequence MDAALTPLIQVSGLCRPKEPCAVGLAIEVRQRIHVAAGPASQKKFVLRITTGSLRSLEPSELQSALAHELGHVQLGHFESREVRHQAERSTAAGVNGASDEVLRASRASDREEEFAADRYAVELLDRLPRDPGRGCTDMLLLLERLDLEQLTPGWANWLSTHPTPAARLQALQAECDKKP